In a single window of the Pontibacter russatus genome:
- a CDS encoding HAD family hydrolase — protein sequence MIKTIIFDLGAVLIDWNPHYLYRKIFSEEAEMLHFLENICTPEWNEEQDGGRPLQEATELLVARHPEHAENISAFYGRWDEMLGGAIEGTVEVFRELKESGKYNLYALTNWSAETFPVAQERYDFLGWFDGIVVSGTEKDRKPFATFYHTLLNRYGVHPSEALFIDDNLRNIKAAEQLGISSIHFTSPEALREALREKGVL from the coding sequence ATGATCAAAACCATCATCTTTGACCTCGGCGCTGTGCTGATTGACTGGAACCCGCATTACCTGTACCGCAAGATATTCAGTGAGGAAGCTGAGATGCTGCACTTCCTGGAGAATATCTGCACCCCGGAATGGAACGAAGAGCAGGACGGGGGGCGGCCTTTACAGGAGGCGACCGAACTGCTGGTGGCCCGGCACCCGGAGCATGCCGAAAACATCAGTGCCTTTTACGGCCGCTGGGACGAAATGCTGGGCGGTGCCATAGAGGGCACGGTTGAGGTATTCCGGGAGCTAAAGGAAAGCGGGAAGTACAACCTGTACGCCCTGACCAACTGGTCGGCGGAGACGTTTCCGGTGGCGCAGGAGCGGTATGATTTCCTGGGGTGGTTCGACGGCATCGTGGTATCCGGCACGGAGAAAGACCGCAAGCCCTTCGCGACGTTCTACCACACGCTGCTGAACAGGTACGGTGTACACCCCTCGGAGGCGCTTTTTATCGACGATAACCTGCGCAACATCAAAGCAGCGGAGCAACTCGGCATCTCGTCCATTCATTTTACCTCACCGGAGGCGCTACGGGAGGCTTTGCGGGAAAAAGGAGTTTTGTAG
- a CDS encoding Ig-like domain-containing protein has protein sequence MKLTRAAVVAGILAGITACATINAPEGGPKDLTPPTLQSSSPQDQQLNVQTKTIRLVFDEEVQQDNLLKELLITPTMNNRYEVRSDKTELTLEFEEPLPDSTTFTFNFREGIVDITEKNVAQGLKISFSTGSFIDSSSVSGKVVNLLKQTPEKGAVVALYQAEDTMNFRKHRPYYLANTDSAGSFEIENIKEGSYRIYALVDKNSNSFYDNEDERVAYLTEPIRILPGTDSVLLQTVRIDTKKPILLQREKFLDRFIANYNEGIQQFVSTPASSKADTIVHRVSADGKAVEMFKTAGFGGGKAILAAVDSAGNITADTIDIAFEGKRAQRVKGAQLKVMNTASGSGYRAGQPVTLVLETPVKITGNAPVTLMADTVVFQQLTYPEQLSLDKTGTELRFTLPKVGDRVTQLEIVLDSTAIVPLVGDPLSFSPISLPVAEAGGTGSITGAVITENESYIVQLLNSEYKVVEERKNPQQIVFKDLEPGPYRIRVMVDENNNGKFEKGDPEMKRLPEKVYIYPEVVDVRAGWEREDINLEF, from the coding sequence GCCGGAAGGCGGGCCAAAGGACCTGACACCACCCACGCTGCAATCGAGCAGCCCGCAGGACCAGCAACTGAACGTGCAGACAAAGACCATCCGCCTGGTGTTTGATGAGGAAGTGCAGCAGGACAACCTGCTGAAGGAACTGCTGATTACGCCGACCATGAACAACAGGTACGAGGTAAGGTCTGACAAGACCGAACTTACGCTGGAGTTTGAGGAACCGCTGCCGGACAGCACCACCTTCACGTTCAACTTCCGGGAGGGCATCGTGGACATCACCGAGAAGAATGTGGCACAAGGCCTAAAAATTTCCTTCAGCACCGGCTCGTTCATAGACTCCAGCAGCGTGAGCGGAAAAGTGGTGAACCTGCTGAAGCAGACGCCGGAGAAAGGCGCTGTAGTTGCCCTATATCAGGCAGAGGACACCATGAATTTCCGTAAGCACAGGCCTTACTACCTCGCTAACACCGACTCAGCGGGCAGTTTTGAGATAGAGAATATAAAGGAAGGCAGCTACCGCATATATGCGCTGGTGGACAAGAACAGCAATTCGTTCTATGACAACGAAGACGAAAGAGTCGCTTACCTGACAGAGCCGATCCGGATATTGCCCGGCACAGATTCGGTGCTGCTGCAAACCGTGCGGATAGACACTAAGAAGCCTATCCTGCTGCAGCGGGAAAAATTCCTGGACCGGTTTATCGCCAACTACAACGAAGGCATCCAGCAGTTCGTTTCGACACCTGCGTCCAGCAAAGCCGACACCATTGTGCATCGAGTCAGCGCCGACGGGAAGGCTGTAGAGATGTTTAAAACCGCAGGCTTCGGTGGTGGAAAAGCCATTCTTGCTGCTGTTGACTCTGCTGGCAATATCACCGCAGACACTATTGATATAGCCTTTGAAGGGAAGCGGGCACAGCGGGTAAAGGGCGCGCAGCTCAAAGTTATGAACACCGCTTCAGGCAGCGGCTACAGGGCCGGGCAACCGGTGACGCTGGTGCTTGAGACGCCCGTGAAAATCACAGGCAATGCCCCGGTTACCCTGATGGCAGACACTGTGGTGTTCCAGCAGCTGACGTATCCGGAACAACTCAGCCTGGACAAGACGGGAACAGAGTTGAGGTTTACCCTGCCTAAAGTAGGGGATCGCGTCACGCAATTAGAGATCGTGCTCGATAGCACTGCAATTGTGCCATTGGTGGGAGACCCGCTTTCATTCAGCCCCATCAGCCTGCCAGTAGCAGAGGCGGGCGGAACCGGATCAATTACTGGCGCTGTCATCACAGAAAATGAATCTTATATAGTACAACTCCTCAACAGCGAGTACAAAGTGGTGGAGGAGCGGAAAAACCCTCAACAAATAGTATTCAAAGACCTGGAGCCCGGGCCGTACAGGATAAGGGTAATGGTGGATGAGAACAACAATGGGAAATTCGAAAAAGGCGACCCGGAGATGAAGCGGCTGCCGGAGAAAGTATATATATACCCCGAGGTGGTTGACGTGCGCGCGGGATGGGAGAGAGAAGACATCAACCTGGAGTTCTAA
- a CDS encoding glycine--tRNA ligase has product MATQEKTPVENAQLKDIISHAKEYGFIFPSSEIYDGLQAVYDYGQMGVELKNNIKSLWWKCMTQLNQNVVGLDAAIFMHPLTWKASGHVDSFNDPMIDNKDSKKRYRADVLLEEKAAEYENAGDAERGKALTAEMGRLLEVEDLDGVRNLIIRENIKCPVSGTANWTEVRQFNLMFSTQVGSVAEESQTIYLRPETAQGIFVNFLNVQKTGRMKVPFGIAQIGKAFRNEIVARQFIFRMREFEQMEMQFFVRPGTEMEWYEQWKETRKKWHEAMGIPADKLRFHDHDKLAHYANAAVDIEFQFPFGFKEVEGIHSRTDFDLTQHQELSRKKLQYFDNDLNEEGKPYGNYIPYVIETSAGADRLFLMTLCNAYQEEEITEGDATKTRTFLKLHPALAPVKAAILPLTKKDGLPEKAMEVFDALKYDFNMIYEERDSIGKRYTRQDLIGTPFCIAIDHQTLEDDTVTVRDRDSREQVRMPISELNSYIDKAVNFKSILKKLA; this is encoded by the coding sequence ATGGCAACACAAGAGAAAACCCCTGTAGAAAACGCACAACTGAAAGATATCATCTCGCACGCGAAGGAATATGGCTTTATCTTCCCCTCCAGCGAGATATATGACGGCCTGCAGGCCGTGTACGACTACGGCCAGATGGGCGTGGAACTCAAGAACAACATCAAGAGCCTGTGGTGGAAGTGCATGACACAGCTGAACCAGAACGTGGTGGGCCTGGACGCGGCCATCTTTATGCACCCGCTCACCTGGAAAGCCTCCGGCCACGTCGACAGCTTCAACGACCCGATGATCGACAACAAAGACTCGAAGAAGCGCTACCGGGCCGATGTGCTGCTGGAAGAAAAAGCCGCCGAATATGAAAACGCCGGAGATGCGGAGCGGGGCAAGGCGCTGACAGCCGAAATGGGCAGGCTGCTGGAGGTGGAGGACCTGGATGGTGTGCGTAACCTGATTATCCGGGAGAATATAAAATGCCCGGTTTCGGGTACAGCCAACTGGACGGAGGTACGCCAGTTCAACCTGATGTTCTCGACGCAGGTAGGCTCGGTGGCCGAAGAGTCACAGACCATCTACCTGCGCCCGGAAACGGCACAGGGCATTTTCGTGAACTTCCTGAACGTGCAGAAGACAGGCCGCATGAAAGTGCCTTTCGGTATCGCCCAGATCGGGAAAGCCTTCCGCAACGAGATCGTGGCGCGCCAGTTCATTTTCCGTATGCGCGAGTTTGAGCAGATGGAGATGCAGTTTTTCGTGCGCCCCGGCACCGAGATGGAGTGGTATGAGCAGTGGAAGGAAACGCGCAAGAAGTGGCACGAGGCCATGGGCATCCCTGCCGATAAGCTCCGTTTCCACGACCACGACAAGCTGGCGCACTATGCCAACGCCGCCGTGGATATAGAATTCCAGTTCCCGTTTGGCTTCAAGGAAGTGGAGGGAATCCACTCCCGCACCGACTTTGACCTGACCCAGCACCAGGAGCTGAGCCGCAAGAAGCTCCAGTACTTCGACAACGACCTGAACGAGGAAGGCAAGCCATATGGCAACTATATACCTTACGTGATCGAGACGTCAGCCGGTGCCGACCGCCTGTTCCTGATGACGTTGTGCAACGCGTACCAGGAGGAGGAAATCACGGAAGGCGACGCCACCAAGACACGCACATTCCTGAAGCTGCATCCGGCGCTGGCCCCGGTGAAGGCGGCTATTCTGCCGCTCACGAAAAAAGACGGCCTGCCGGAAAAAGCAATGGAGGTGTTCGATGCGCTGAAGTACGATTTCAATATGATTTACGAGGAGCGCGACAGCATCGGCAAGCGCTATACCCGCCAGGACCTGATCGGGACGCCGTTCTGCATTGCCATCGACCACCAGACGCTGGAGGACGACACCGTGACCGTGCGCGACCGCGACAGCCGCGAGCAGGTGCGGATGCCAATCAGCGAACTGAACAGCTATATTGACAAAGCTGTTAACTTCAAGAGCATTCTGAAAAAGCTGGCTTAG
- the ileS gene encoding isoleucine--tRNA ligase — MKYNEYKNLNYAKVGEEVLAFWKQNNIFEKSVATREGNENFVFYEGPPSANGKPGIHHVMARAVKDIFCRYKTLKGFQVNRKGGWDTHGLPIELQVEKELGITKEDIGKTISVAEYNERCRETVMRYKHQWDDLTEKMGYWVDLNNPYITFENEYIESCWALLKRLYDKGYLYKGYTIQPYSPGAGTGLSSHELNQPGCYQMVKDTTIVAQFEVKRITRNMFLFEHEEEKVYFLAWTTTPWTLPANTALAVGKGIKYVKVQTYNPYTFEPVSVVLAKDLVSRYFNPKAADLALTDYSSGDKLIPYKVVEEFTGADLAGVEYHQLMPYVQPEKPAFRVVVGDFVTTEDGTGIVHIAPTFGADDFRVAAQNNIPALLVMDENGKPMPIVDRQGRFVKEITDFAGMYVKNYTGEDESAPDYRPTDVKIAIKLKEENKAFKVEKYEHTYPHCWRTDKPVLYYPLDSWFIKTTAVKDRLIELNKTINWKPESTGTGRFGNWLENLVDWNLSRSRYWGTPLPIWRTEDGEEEICIGSIAQLSEEIDRAVDAGVMDASVEINDLHRPYVDDVVLVSHSGKPMYREPDLIDVWFDSGAMPYAQWHYPIENKEKFEENFPADYIAEGVDQTRGWFFTLHALAVMLEDSVAYKNVIANGLVLDKNGNKMSKRLGNAIDPFEMIGTYGPDAVRWYMIANAPPWDNLKFNPEGVVETQRRFFGTLQNTYSFFALYANLDNFTYAEADVPLERRTESDRWIISRLNTLAQEVDSYLADYDPTKAARAIQDFVVDDLSNWYVRLNRKRFWKGEYNEDKMAAYQTLYTCLETVAKLISPIAPFYAEQLFRDLNSVSGRNKVESVHLADFPVVAKGAIDKDLEERMQLAQSVSSLVHSLRKKEMIKVRQPLQRILIPVLSEHTKQQIQAVEDLIMSEVNVKHVEYIDDTSGILVKKIKPNFKKLGQVFGPKMKLVAAAVQQMNQEEIAQLEREGGFEILLNDDETAVLTPDDVEISSEDIPGWLVASEGKLTVALDITLTEELRQEGIARDLVNRIQNLRKDSDLEVQDKIHITMQHAAPEVNAAVENYSAYICAETQALTLDLVDGELQDATLLDIDDYKVYIHIQTVGSTVL, encoded by the coding sequence GTGAAGTACAACGAGTATAAAAACCTGAATTACGCCAAAGTAGGCGAGGAAGTACTGGCGTTCTGGAAGCAGAACAACATCTTTGAGAAATCTGTGGCAACCCGCGAAGGCAACGAAAACTTCGTGTTTTACGAAGGCCCGCCTTCTGCCAACGGAAAGCCGGGCATTCACCACGTGATGGCCCGCGCCGTGAAGGACATTTTCTGCCGCTACAAAACCCTCAAAGGTTTCCAGGTGAACCGCAAAGGCGGCTGGGACACGCACGGCCTGCCCATCGAGCTGCAGGTGGAGAAAGAACTGGGCATCACGAAAGAGGATATCGGCAAAACCATTTCGGTAGCGGAATATAACGAGCGCTGCCGCGAAACGGTGATGCGCTACAAGCACCAGTGGGACGACCTGACTGAGAAGATGGGCTACTGGGTAGACCTGAACAACCCGTACATCACCTTCGAGAACGAGTACATCGAGTCTTGCTGGGCGCTGCTGAAGCGCCTCTACGACAAAGGCTACCTATACAAAGGCTATACTATCCAGCCCTACTCGCCGGGAGCCGGCACGGGGTTGAGCTCGCATGAGCTGAACCAGCCGGGCTGCTACCAGATGGTGAAGGATACGACCATCGTGGCGCAGTTCGAGGTGAAGAGAATCACCCGCAACATGTTTTTGTTCGAGCACGAGGAGGAGAAGGTGTACTTCCTTGCCTGGACGACCACGCCCTGGACGCTTCCGGCCAACACCGCGCTGGCCGTTGGCAAGGGCATCAAATACGTAAAGGTCCAGACATATAACCCCTATACCTTTGAGCCGGTATCGGTAGTGCTGGCCAAAGACCTGGTGAGCCGCTACTTCAATCCGAAAGCCGCCGACCTGGCGCTAACAGACTACAGCTCCGGCGACAAGCTGATCCCATATAAAGTGGTGGAAGAGTTTACCGGCGCTGATCTGGCCGGCGTGGAATACCACCAGTTGATGCCGTACGTGCAGCCGGAGAAACCCGCTTTCAGAGTGGTAGTGGGCGACTTCGTAACCACAGAGGATGGTACCGGTATCGTGCACATCGCGCCAACCTTTGGTGCCGATGACTTTAGAGTAGCCGCTCAGAACAATATTCCGGCACTGCTGGTGATGGATGAGAACGGCAAGCCAATGCCTATCGTGGACAGGCAGGGCCGCTTTGTGAAGGAGATAACCGACTTTGCCGGCATGTATGTGAAAAACTACACCGGCGAAGACGAAAGCGCACCGGACTACAGGCCAACGGATGTAAAAATTGCCATCAAGCTCAAAGAAGAGAACAAAGCCTTCAAGGTAGAGAAATACGAGCACACCTACCCGCACTGCTGGCGTACGGACAAGCCCGTTTTGTATTACCCGCTGGACAGCTGGTTCATCAAAACCACGGCGGTAAAAGACAGGTTGATAGAACTAAACAAGACCATCAACTGGAAACCGGAGTCTACCGGCACCGGCCGCTTTGGTAACTGGCTCGAGAACCTCGTAGACTGGAACCTGTCGCGCTCGCGCTACTGGGGCACGCCGCTGCCTATATGGCGCACCGAAGACGGGGAGGAGGAAATCTGCATCGGCTCTATCGCGCAACTCAGCGAGGAGATAGACAGAGCCGTGGACGCCGGGGTGATGGATGCCTCCGTAGAAATAAATGACCTGCACCGCCCTTACGTGGATGACGTTGTGCTGGTGAGCCACTCCGGAAAACCCATGTACAGAGAGCCGGACCTGATTGACGTGTGGTTCGACTCCGGCGCAATGCCTTACGCACAGTGGCATTACCCGATAGAGAACAAGGAGAAGTTTGAGGAGAACTTCCCGGCCGACTATATAGCCGAGGGAGTGGACCAGACCCGCGGCTGGTTCTTTACGCTGCACGCGCTGGCCGTGATGCTGGAAGACAGCGTCGCCTACAAGAACGTGATCGCGAACGGGCTAGTGCTGGACAAGAACGGAAACAAGATGAGCAAGCGCCTCGGCAACGCCATCGATCCGTTCGAGATGATCGGTACCTATGGGCCGGATGCCGTGCGCTGGTATATGATCGCGAACGCGCCGCCGTGGGACAACCTGAAGTTTAACCCGGAGGGCGTGGTGGAGACGCAGCGCCGTTTCTTCGGCACGCTGCAGAACACGTACTCCTTCTTCGCGCTATATGCCAACCTCGACAACTTTACGTACGCCGAGGCCGATGTGCCGCTGGAGAGAAGAACAGAGAGCGACCGCTGGATTATCTCCAGGCTGAACACGCTGGCGCAGGAAGTGGATAGCTACCTGGCCGACTACGACCCGACCAAAGCGGCCCGCGCCATCCAGGATTTTGTGGTGGACGACCTGAGTAACTGGTACGTGCGCCTGAACCGCAAACGCTTCTGGAAGGGCGAGTACAACGAAGACAAGATGGCTGCTTACCAGACGCTATATACCTGCCTGGAAACCGTTGCCAAACTTATCTCGCCCATCGCGCCGTTCTATGCCGAGCAGCTGTTCCGCGACCTGAACAGCGTGAGCGGCAGAAACAAGGTGGAGTCGGTGCATCTGGCGGATTTCCCGGTGGTGGCCAAAGGCGCGATCGACAAAGACCTGGAGGAGCGGATGCAGCTGGCACAGTCGGTCTCTTCGCTGGTGCACTCGCTGCGCAAGAAGGAGATGATTAAAGTGCGCCAGCCCTTGCAGCGCATCCTGATTCCGGTCCTGAGTGAGCATACGAAACAGCAGATACAGGCGGTGGAAGACCTCATTATGAGTGAGGTGAACGTGAAGCACGTCGAGTATATAGACGACACCTCCGGCATTCTGGTGAAGAAGATCAAGCCGAACTTCAAGAAGCTGGGGCAGGTGTTCGGGCCGAAGATGAAGCTGGTGGCCGCCGCCGTGCAGCAGATGAACCAGGAGGAGATCGCCCAACTGGAGCGGGAAGGCGGCTTCGAGATCCTGCTGAACGACGACGAAACCGCCGTGCTGACGCCGGATGATGTGGAGATCTCGTCGGAGGACATACCGGGCTGGCTGGTGGCCAGCGAAGGCAAGCTCACCGTCGCCCTCGACATCACCCTCACCGAGGAACTGAGGCAGGAAGGCATCGCCCGCGACCTGGTGAACCGCATCCAGAACCTGCGAAAAGACAGTGATCTGGAGGTGCAGGACAAGATCCACATCACGATGCAGCACGCAGCACCGGAGGTGAACGCCGCCGTGGAGAACTACAGCGCCTATATATGCGCCGAAACGCAGGCCCTGACGCTGGACCTGGTAGACGGGGAACTGCAGGACGCGACGCTGCTGGACATTGACGATTACAAAGTGTACATCCATATACAGACAGTGGGCAGCACTGTCCTCTAA
- a CDS encoding cation:proton antiporter, with protein MLLNIDLSLPFKEPVIIFMVVLLIILIAPIILEKIKVPGIVGMILAGVLVGPNGLGVLQRDESIILFGTVGILYIMFLAGLEIDMIDFKKNQKRSLVFGALTFIIPISIGTLVFYYLMGYELIQAVLLSSMFSSHTLIAYPIASRLGLSKNEAVTITIGGTIVTDTAVLLVLAVVAGSTEGNLDIFYWVKLAVSLSIFVAIIAFVFPRIAKWFFKQVENEKGAQYIFVLTMVFAAAVLAEIAGVEAIIGAFLAGLALNQLIPHTSALMNRIEFVGNNIFIPFFLISVGMLVDLSVLFRGTDALIIAGAIVVIAIVTKYLAAYATQKLFKYSVLQRNLIFGLSSSHAAATLAVVLVGFDLGIINEDALNGTIVLILVTCLLSSFITEKAGRKLAILESRKKPNLSDKPDRILVPIANPANIESLLDLSIMLKNPEYNEPIYPLAVVIDNEHAEEEIYKKNKMLQEAIKHASATDNDVQLVSKIDINIASGILRAIKELMITEVVLGWNGKITTRDRIFGTVLDNLLDSTDEMVLVCKIIQPLNTTTRLVVIVPTNAELERGFMRWIRSVKLLSQQLGAPVVFRGRKRTLNKLKSVVSESKPAVEAQYVPYNNLNEIATMKSELKVDDMVVVISARKGTMSYNSNLDYVPRVLSRDYKDNSFIVIYPEQYPVHQNGLTSTVSYASKTNEEESF; from the coding sequence ATGCTATTAAACATAGACCTTTCACTACCGTTCAAAGAGCCGGTAATCATATTTATGGTGGTGCTGCTAATCATCCTGATAGCACCGATAATACTCGAGAAAATAAAAGTTCCGGGTATTGTGGGGATGATATTGGCTGGTGTGCTGGTTGGGCCAAATGGACTGGGGGTACTGCAGCGCGATGAAAGCATCATACTGTTCGGGACCGTAGGAATATTGTACATCATGTTTCTGGCGGGGCTGGAGATTGATATGATAGACTTCAAGAAAAACCAGAAGAGGAGCCTGGTTTTTGGTGCGTTAACCTTCATAATCCCAATCAGCATCGGTACGCTGGTGTTTTACTACCTGATGGGGTATGAACTGATACAGGCAGTTTTGTTGTCGAGCATGTTCTCGTCGCATACGCTTATAGCTTATCCGATAGCGAGCAGGCTTGGCCTCAGCAAGAATGAGGCAGTAACCATAACTATTGGGGGTACCATAGTAACAGATACGGCTGTGCTCCTGGTGCTGGCAGTGGTAGCCGGATCCACAGAGGGCAACCTGGATATTTTCTACTGGGTAAAGCTGGCGGTGTCGCTGAGCATATTTGTGGCCATCATTGCTTTTGTGTTTCCACGCATTGCAAAATGGTTTTTCAAGCAGGTGGAGAACGAGAAGGGAGCACAATACATATTCGTGCTGACCATGGTTTTTGCCGCGGCTGTGCTGGCTGAGATAGCGGGGGTGGAAGCCATCATCGGAGCCTTCCTGGCTGGCTTGGCCCTGAACCAGCTTATCCCGCACACATCCGCCCTGATGAACAGGATTGAGTTTGTAGGCAACAATATCTTCATTCCTTTCTTCCTGATAAGCGTGGGCATGCTGGTGGATCTGAGTGTGCTGTTCAGGGGAACTGACGCCTTGATAATTGCGGGGGCCATCGTGGTTATCGCCATCGTCACGAAATACCTGGCAGCCTATGCAACGCAGAAGCTGTTTAAATACTCGGTGTTGCAGCGAAACCTCATTTTCGGACTTAGCAGCTCACATGCGGCGGCAACGCTTGCAGTAGTATTAGTGGGGTTTGATTTAGGAATCATAAATGAAGATGCACTGAACGGTACCATTGTGCTGATATTGGTGACCTGCCTCCTGAGCTCATTCATCACTGAGAAGGCTGGCAGGAAACTAGCCATACTGGAGAGCCGCAAAAAACCGAATCTAAGCGACAAGCCTGATAGAATACTTGTTCCGATTGCAAACCCGGCAAACATAGAGAGCCTGCTGGATTTGTCCATCATGCTGAAGAATCCGGAATACAACGAGCCTATATACCCGCTGGCCGTGGTGATAGACAACGAGCATGCAGAGGAGGAAATCTACAAGAAAAACAAGATGCTGCAGGAGGCTATAAAACATGCCTCGGCCACCGACAACGACGTGCAACTGGTTTCCAAAATAGACATAAACATAGCCAGCGGTATATTAAGGGCAATAAAGGAACTGATGATAACCGAAGTCGTGCTCGGGTGGAACGGCAAGATCACCACCCGCGACCGCATCTTCGGCACCGTACTGGACAACCTGCTGGACAGTACCGACGAGATGGTGCTGGTATGTAAAATCATCCAGCCGCTCAATACCACCACCCGCCTTGTAGTGATAGTGCCGACAAATGCAGAACTGGAAAGAGGCTTTATGCGCTGGATCAGGAGCGTGAAGCTATTGTCGCAGCAGTTGGGTGCCCCAGTGGTGTTCCGGGGCCGTAAGCGCACGCTAAACAAGCTTAAAAGTGTAGTATCGGAAAGCAAGCCTGCCGTGGAGGCGCAATACGTGCCCTACAACAACCTGAACGAGATAGCCACCATGAAATCGGAACTGAAAGTGGACGATATGGTCGTGGTGATCTCGGCCAGGAAAGGAACCATGTCCTACAACAGCAACCTCGACTACGTGCCGCGCGTGCTGTCCAGAGACTACAAAGACAACAGCTTCATCGTTATATACCCCGAGCAGTATCCGGTTCACCAGAATGGCCTTACATCCACAGTCTCCTATGCCAGCAAAACCAACGAGGAAGAAAGCTTTTGA
- a CDS encoding DUF4385 domain-containing protein, with the protein MPAKPTRKKAFDYDLDFSSIDFRERPELYRIGKGEQGVLLVEPYKSEILPHWRFKTPELARESSEKIYKLFEGYLQQNDFVGADMARKFLQMGYTRSRRYANHKSGRKYKGPVPDDKKGQSGAHGRQQLPTEPDPVKAASAVIFREKWDQAKQHPLYRQLSQHFKATYEEAPPEKSVRKLNQ; encoded by the coding sequence ATGCCAGCAAAACCAACGAGGAAGAAAGCTTTTGACTACGATCTGGATTTTTCCTCCATTGACTTCAGAGAGAGGCCGGAGTTGTACCGCATTGGCAAAGGCGAGCAGGGCGTGCTGCTGGTAGAGCCCTATAAATCAGAGATACTGCCGCACTGGCGCTTCAAGACGCCGGAGCTTGCCCGGGAGTCGTCTGAAAAGATATATAAACTGTTTGAGGGGTACCTGCAGCAAAACGATTTTGTGGGGGCTGACATGGCGCGAAAGTTTCTGCAGATGGGCTATACCCGCAGCCGGCGCTACGCCAACCACAAATCAGGGAGAAAATACAAAGGGCCGGTGCCGGATGATAAGAAGGGGCAAAGCGGGGCGCACGGCCGTCAGCAGCTGCCAACTGAGCCGGACCCGGTGAAAGCAGCCTCAGCGGTTATCTTCAGGGAGAAGTGGGACCAGGCGAAGCAGCACCCGCTTTACCGGCAGTTGAGCCAGCACTTTAAAGCTACATATGAGGAGGCACCTCCCGAAAAATCTGTAAGAAAGTTAAATCAATAG
- a CDS encoding lipoprotein signal peptidase, whose amino-acid sequence MNYWKYYLAALAVILVDQAVKLIVHYNMEMGMPGEIHLIGDWLKLHYTLNPGMAFGVELGSEYGKLLLTLFRLVAMFGIGYYLYYLVRHHAPKGLIWCIALILGGAVGNLIDSTFYGVWFDNAAYGASTPWFHGQVIDMFYIDIWEGIVPNWVPILGGQPMSLWPIFNVADSAIFIGVLLILFNQKRFFGEHDTTPEHKSMLEREQGL is encoded by the coding sequence ATGAACTACTGGAAATATTACCTTGCCGCGCTTGCCGTTATCCTCGTGGACCAGGCCGTGAAGCTGATCGTACACTACAACATGGAGATGGGCATGCCCGGTGAGATCCACCTGATCGGCGACTGGCTGAAGCTGCACTATACCCTGAACCCCGGCATGGCCTTCGGGGTGGAGTTGGGCTCTGAATACGGCAAACTGCTCCTGACGCTCTTCCGGCTGGTGGCCATGTTCGGCATCGGCTACTACCTGTATTACCTCGTGCGCCACCACGCGCCGAAAGGGCTCATCTGGTGCATCGCCCTCATCCTGGGCGGTGCCGTCGGCAACCTGATCGACAGCACGTTTTACGGTGTCTGGTTTGATAACGCCGCCTATGGCGCTTCCACACCCTGGTTTCACGGGCAGGTCATCGACATGTTTTACATTGATATATGGGAAGGCATCGTGCCGAACTGGGTACCGATTCTAGGCGGGCAGCCCATGTCGCTGTGGCCTATCTTCAACGTAGCCGACTCCGCGATCTTCATCGGCGTGCTGCTGATCCTGTTCAACCAGAAGCGCTTTTTCGGTGAGCACGACACAACGCCCGAGCATAAAAGCATGCTGGAGCGGGAGCAGGGTTTGTAG